GTGCCCGAAATGGTGGCTTATGTCCGTGACAAAGGGAAAAAAGTGATTTCCTGGAATCCCGGATGGAAGTATAAGGCGGGTGAGATCGACATGATGCAACTTTGGAGTTATCGTGGCAAAGCCCAACAGGGTATTCCCGCTATTGACTCCCGTTTCCATTATTTGAATCATTTTGATACGTTCGGCGATATAATTGCTCTATATAATAGTCGGATTTATAATGCAGATATGGGAAGTGATGATCTTGCCGGAGTCATTATGGGTATCTGGAACGATCGTTTAATCGACAAAGAGTGGAATATGGTTCTGGAAAATAACTTTTACCCGAATATGCTGGCTATCGCAGAGCGTTCATGGCGGGGAGGAGGAACTGAATATTTCGATAAGCAGGGAACAATTCTTCCTGTAGATGAAAACTCTGAGGTCTTTCGTAATTTTGAGGACTTCGAAAGTCGTATGTTATGGTATAAAGAGCATCTGTTTAAAGGGTATCCATTTGCCTATGTCAAACAGACTCATGTAAAATGGAACATTACAGATGCTTTTCCAAATGAGGGGGATCTGACTAAAGTTTTTCCACCGGAAGAAGAGCTGAAAGATTCATATACCTATGAAGGGAAGCAATATGGAGTGCGTCCTGCCATAGGAGCCGGTATCTATCTTCGGCACGTATGGGGTAAGATTGTGCCGGCTTTTTACAAAGATCCACAGGAGAATCATACTGCTTATGCTTACACGTATGTCTATTCTTCTAAAACACAGGAAGTAGGCTTATGGGCTGAATTTCAGAATTATGGACGTTCAGAGAATGACCTGCCGCCATTGCCGGGAAAGTGGGATTATAAAGAAAGCCGTATTTGGATTAATGATCAGGAAATACTGCCCCCGGTATGGTCTGCTACTCATCTCGTGAAAAGCTCGGAAACAGCCTTAGGTAATGAGAATTGTGTGGCACGTCCGCCACTACGGGTTCATTTGCATAAAGGCTGGAATAAGGTATTGCTGAAACTGCCTGTCGGCAAATTCTCAACGAATGAAGTACGATTGGTTAAATGGATGTTTACTGCAGTATTTGTGACTCCTGACGGCGATAAGGCCGTAGAAGGGCTGATCTATTCTCCGGAAAAGAAAATGTAATTGACTTTTATATGATGAAAAATGTATTATTGATTGTTGTTTCCATCTTGTTTATTACAGCAGCGAGTGCACAGGAAAATCGTATTAAAGTTGCCTGCATCGGGAATAGTATCACCTATGGTTATGGATTGCCCGACCGGACTACACAATCGTATCCGGTGCAATTACAGAAGATGTTGGGAGAGTCTTATCAAGTCGAAAACTTCGGCAAATCGGGTGCTACCTTGTTGAATAAAGGGCACCGGCCTTATATGCAGCAAGATGAGTATCGCAGAGCGATCGACTTTGGCGGAGATATTGTGGTTATTCATTTGGGCATCAATGATACAGATCCCCGTGATTGGTCCGATTATCGTGATTTCTTTGTGAAAGATTACATTGAATTGATCGATTCTTTTCGGGCGGCTAATTCTAAAGTCCGGATTATGATTGCCAGACTTACGCCTATTGCCGATCGGCATCCTCGTTTCCTGTCAGGGACACGTGACTGGCATGGAGAAATACAATTGGCTATTGAGAATGTGGCACGCTATACCGGAGTACAGTTGATCGACTTTCATGAGCCGTTGTATCCATACCCTTTCATATTGACGGACGCCGTACACCCTGATCCCGAAGGAGCGTTTATTATGGCTCAGACCGTATATTCCGCCATTACCGGAGATTATGGCGGACTGAAAATGTCGTTGCTTTATACAGACAATATGGTATTGCAACGGGATGTTCCGCTGACGGTTCAAGGAATTGCCAATGCCGGGGACCGGGTTACTGTAAGCATAGCCGACCGGCAAATGAAAACAAAAGCAGGTCTGAATGGAAAATGGTCGGTAACGCTGCCTCCTTTAAAGGCGGGTGGTCCTTATACCTTAAAGATCTCAACGGATGAGACGGGTTTTCAATATCAAAATGTGTTAGCGGGTGAAGTCTGGCTTTGTTCCGGTCAGTCAAATATGGAGTTTATGCTGAAACAGGCTTCGACTGCCCGAGCCGATATTCCACGTGCCGTAGATCAGCAACTTCGTTTGTATGATATGAAAGCACGTTGGCGCACAAATGCCGTCGAATGGGAGGCGAACGTACTTGATTCGTTGAATCATCTCCAATATTATAAGGATACGGAATGGAAAAATTGTACTCCGGCGACAGCTTCTGATTTCTCGGCAATTGCATACTATTTTGGTAAGATGCTAAGAGATAGTCTGAATGTTCCGGTTGGATTGATTTGCAATGCCGTTGGAGGATCACCTACAGAAGCCTGGGTAGATAGAGCTAGTTTGGAATATCAGTTTCCCGCCATTTTAAAAGACTGGACTAAAAATGATTTTATTCAGGAATGGGTGCGCGGACGGGCTGCTTTGAATATAAAAAAGTCAGCAAATAGCCAGCAGAGGCATCCGTATGAGCCTTGTTATTTATATGAGTCGGGGATTCGGCCTTTGGAACAGTATCCGATACGAGGAGTAATCTGGTATCAGGGAGAATCGAATGCACATAATTGGGAAGCTCATGAAAAATTATTTAAACTGCTCGTGAATAGTTGGCGGAAGAATTGGAATGATGCCTGCCTGCCTTTTTATTATGTACAATTATCCAGTTTGAATCGCCCTTCCTGGCCTTGGTTCCGTGATAGTCAGCGTAGAATGTTGAATGAAATTTCTCATATCGGAATGGCTGTATCCAGCGATCATGGTGATTCTCTGGATGTGCATCCTATCTGTAAGAAACCTGTGGGAGAGCGTTTGGCGCGAGGGGCTTTGAATAAAACGTATCAGAAAAATGTCATTCCTTCCGGTCCTTTATTTCGTGGTGCAAACGTTCGCGGTGGGAAAGTCTTTTTATCTTTTGATTATGGAAAAGGGATGCGGAGTTCAGACGGAAAGCCTTTACAATGCTTTGAAGTAGCGGAATATGATGGTATCTATTATCCGGCAACGGCTGAGGTTGTAGGAGACCAGGTGAAGGTGTATAGTAAAGAAGTGCCAAATCCCCGCTATGTACGTTATGGCTGGCAACCTTTTACGCGGGCTAATCTGATCAATCGGGAAGGACTGCCTGCTTCGACATTTCGTGCCGAATTTTCGATGAAATGAGATATTTTGTAGCTTCAATAGGAAATATTTAACAAAAAAGCAATATCTTTACTCCGTTAATATCTAATGCCCCCACTATGATCTTAAATTTGACAGGAAAGATAGCCCCGATAGCATGTGGATTGCTATGTTGCTGTAGTATGGTTTATGCTCAAGGTAATGACACTTCGGAAGTCATGCTACTGGATACCGGTTGGGAATTTTCTCAATCAGGGACTGAAAAGTGGATGCCAGCCACGGTTCCTGGTACGGTTCATCAGGACCTGATCAGTCATGAATTACTGCCGAATCCTTTTTATGGGATGAATGAAAAGAAAATTCAATGGGTGGAGAATGAGGACTGGGAATATAGAACCTCCTTTATAGTCTCCGAAGAGCAATTGAATCGTGACGGAATCCAACTTATTTTTGAAGGTCTTGATACCTATGCAGACGTATATCTCAACGGCTCATTACTGCTGAAGGCTGATAATATGTTTGTGGGTTATACACTTCCTGTAAAATCTGTGTTGCGGAAGGGCGAGAATCACTTATATATTTATTTCCATTCACCTATTCGGCAAACGTTGCCACAATATGCTTCCAATGGCTTCAATTATCCGGCGGATAACGATCATCACGAGAAACATCTTAGTGTGTTCAGCCGTAAGGCTCCGTATAGTTACGGTTGGGACTGGGGCATCCGAATGGTGACAAGTGGTGTCTGGCGCCCGGTTACTCTTCGTTTTTACGACATAGCTACCATATCCGACTACTATGTCAGACAATTATCGCTGAC
This sequence is a window from Bacteroides thetaiotaomicron VPI-5482. Protein-coding genes within it:
- a CDS encoding family 20 glycosylhydrolase, giving the protein MKSLRIFLGIAFLFHTLYILGADHLRLLPQPQQCVLAKGYFIVGKMQLSTPVLSQEWKQFVTEMGGTLTDQSASSINIKLVDAIDNVSVNKEEAYRLTITPKAITVEAVAERGVYWAMQTLYQLKEEKGKKNRLQCATITDWPAFRIRGFMQDVGRSYLSLEELKREIAILSRFKINTFHWHLTENQAWRLESKIFPMLNDSTNMTRMAGKYYTLEEARELTEFCKAHQVLLIPEIDMPGHSAAFIRTFRHDMQSPEGMKILKLLLDEICETFDVPYLHIGTDEVHFTNPQFVPEMVAYVRDKGKKVISWNPGWKYKAGEIDMMQLWSYRGKAQQGIPAIDSRFHYLNHFDTFGDIIALYNSRIYNADMGSDDLAGVIMGIWNDRLIDKEWNMVLENNFYPNMLAIAERSWRGGGTEYFDKQGTILPVDENSEVFRNFEDFESRMLWYKEHLFKGYPFAYVKQTHVKWNITDAFPNEGDLTKVFPPEEELKDSYTYEGKQYGVRPAIGAGIYLRHVWGKIVPAFYKDPQENHTAYAYTYVYSSKTQEVGLWAEFQNYGRSENDLPPLPGKWDYKESRIWINDQEILPPVWSATHLVKSSETALGNENCVARPPLRVHLHKGWNKVLLKLPVGKFSTNEVRLVKWMFTAVFVTPDGDKAVEGLIYSPEKKM
- a CDS encoding GDSL-type esterase/lipase family protein; translated protein: MKNVLLIVVSILFITAASAQENRIKVACIGNSITYGYGLPDRTTQSYPVQLQKMLGESYQVENFGKSGATLLNKGHRPYMQQDEYRRAIDFGGDIVVIHLGINDTDPRDWSDYRDFFVKDYIELIDSFRAANSKVRIMIARLTPIADRHPRFLSGTRDWHGEIQLAIENVARYTGVQLIDFHEPLYPYPFILTDAVHPDPEGAFIMAQTVYSAITGDYGGLKMSLLYTDNMVLQRDVPLTVQGIANAGDRVTVSIADRQMKTKAGLNGKWSVTLPPLKAGGPYTLKISTDETGFQYQNVLAGEVWLCSGQSNMEFMLKQASTARADIPRAVDQQLRLYDMKARWRTNAVEWEANVLDSLNHLQYYKDTEWKNCTPATASDFSAIAYYFGKMLRDSLNVPVGLICNAVGGSPTEAWVDRASLEYQFPAILKDWTKNDFIQEWVRGRAALNIKKSANSQQRHPYEPCYLYESGIRPLEQYPIRGVIWYQGESNAHNWEAHEKLFKLLVNSWRKNWNDACLPFYYVQLSSLNRPSWPWFRDSQRRMLNEISHIGMAVSSDHGDSLDVHPICKKPVGERLARGALNKTYQKNVIPSGPLFRGANVRGGKVFLSFDYGKGMRSSDGKPLQCFEVAEYDGIYYPATAEVVGDQVKVYSKEVPNPRYVRYGWQPFTRANLINREGLPASTFRAEFSMK